The proteins below come from a single Pseudomonas chlororaphis genomic window:
- a CDS encoding flavodoxin: protein MLKKTLFQLHWFFGISAGLVLALMGITGAMVSFQDEILRALNPQVLTVEKQPAGVLPPAELVEQIEAASGKTVAMLWVETDNGNAARVIFTAPPGEKRGAMRYFNPYTAQFMGDVVGQDFFGLMLKLHRVLTLDEVGRQITGACTLILVFFCLSGLYLRWPRQWRNWRAWLTLDWAKKGRSFNWDLHSVAGTWCLLFYLLAALTGLTWSYDWYNKGVTRLFSDAPQEERARNRGPAPEGPPPVADYRAMWSSIYSAAGPDLSAYNVRMPPVAGQPATVFYLLKSSPHDRALNQLMLDPATGAISRHSRYSDKSFKAQLLTSVYALHVGSYFGLVGRILVTVAALAMPLFFITGWLLYLDRRRKQRQVRQARQELVTQPGAGPAWLIGFASQSGFAEQLAWQTAGQLQAAGLPVKVQALAGVSEQDLSNATHALFVVSTFGDGEGPDSARGFERKVLGRALSLERLQYSVLGLGDRQYEHFCGFARRLHAWLSAYGGKTLFAPVEVDSGDPYALRHWQQQLADLTGQAPADTWQAPAFEPWTLSQRTLLNPDSSGAGVYLLGLTAPGPSSWLAGDLVHVLPRNDPWAIEHFLDGLGIAGHARVQLDGLTQTLEQALATRHLPENRAHLVGLHAQALVDALAPLAMREYSIASIPADGVLELIVRQERHADGSLGIGSGWLTEHAPLGSAISLRVHRNSSFHLPPQGVPMILLGNGTGLAGLRSLLKARVAEGMQRNWLLFGERQREHDFHCRDELQEWVTSGDLEHLDLAFSRDQPEKIYVQDRLRESTARLKQWLADGAVIYVCGSLQGMASGVDQVLNEALGREAVEQLIEQGRYRRDVY from the coding sequence GTGTTGAAGAAAACCCTGTTCCAGTTGCACTGGTTTTTCGGCATCAGTGCCGGGCTGGTCCTGGCGTTGATGGGCATCACCGGGGCGATGGTGTCGTTCCAGGACGAGATCCTGCGGGCATTGAACCCCCAGGTGCTGACAGTCGAGAAACAACCGGCCGGCGTGCTGCCCCCCGCCGAGTTGGTGGAACAGATCGAAGCCGCGTCCGGCAAGACCGTCGCCATGCTCTGGGTCGAGACCGACAACGGCAACGCCGCGCGGGTGATCTTCACCGCGCCGCCCGGGGAAAAGCGCGGGGCCATGCGCTATTTCAACCCCTACACCGCCCAGTTCATGGGTGACGTGGTAGGCCAGGATTTTTTCGGCCTGATGCTCAAGTTGCACCGCGTGTTGACCCTCGACGAAGTGGGCCGGCAAATCACCGGCGCCTGCACGTTGATCCTGGTGTTCTTCTGCCTGTCGGGCCTGTACCTGCGCTGGCCACGCCAATGGCGCAACTGGCGCGCCTGGCTGACCCTCGACTGGGCCAAGAAAGGTCGCAGCTTCAATTGGGACCTGCACTCGGTGGCCGGTACCTGGTGCCTGCTGTTCTATCTGCTGGCGGCCCTGACCGGGCTGACCTGGTCCTACGACTGGTACAACAAAGGCGTGACCCGCCTGTTCTCCGATGCCCCCCAGGAAGAACGCGCGCGCAATCGCGGCCCGGCGCCTGAGGGCCCGCCGCCGGTGGCCGACTACCGCGCCATGTGGAGCAGCATCTACAGCGCGGCCGGCCCGGACTTGTCCGCCTACAACGTGCGCATGCCGCCCGTGGCCGGGCAACCGGCCACGGTGTTCTATCTGCTGAAGAGTTCGCCCCATGACCGGGCCCTGAACCAGCTCATGCTCGACCCGGCCACCGGCGCCATCAGCCGGCACAGCCGCTACAGCGACAAGAGCTTCAAGGCGCAATTGCTCACCAGCGTCTATGCGTTGCATGTTGGCAGCTATTTCGGCCTGGTCGGGCGGATTCTGGTGACGGTCGCCGCCCTCGCCATGCCGCTATTCTTCATCACCGGCTGGTTGTTGTACCTGGACCGGCGCCGCAAGCAGCGCCAGGTCCGGCAGGCTCGCCAGGAACTGGTTACCCAGCCGGGCGCCGGGCCGGCCTGGCTGATCGGCTTCGCCAGCCAGAGCGGCTTCGCCGAGCAGTTGGCCTGGCAGACCGCCGGCCAGCTCCAGGCCGCCGGGTTGCCGGTCAAGGTCCAGGCCCTGGCCGGGGTCAGCGAGCAGGACCTGAGCAACGCCACCCACGCGCTGTTCGTCGTCAGCACGTTCGGTGACGGCGAAGGGCCGGACAGTGCCCGCGGTTTCGAACGCAAGGTACTGGGCCGCGCCCTGAGCCTGGAACGCCTGCAGTACTCGGTGCTGGGCCTGGGCGATCGCCAGTATGAACACTTCTGCGGCTTCGCCCGGCGCTTGCACGCCTGGCTGTCGGCCTATGGCGGCAAGACGCTGTTCGCCCCGGTGGAAGTCGACAGCGGCGATCCGTACGCTCTGCGCCACTGGCAGCAACAGTTGGCCGACTTGACCGGCCAGGCGCCCGCCGACACCTGGCAAGCGCCCGCCTTCGAGCCATGGACGCTGAGCCAACGCACCCTGCTCAACCCCGACAGCAGCGGCGCGGGCGTGTACCTGCTGGGCCTCACGGCGCCCGGCCCGAGCAGTTGGCTGGCCGGTGACCTGGTGCACGTGCTGCCGCGCAATGACCCGTGGGCCATCGAGCACTTCCTCGACGGCCTCGGCATCGCCGGCCACGCCCGCGTCCAGCTCGATGGTTTGACTCAGACGCTCGAACAAGCCCTGGCCACCCGCCATCTGCCGGAAAACCGCGCCCACCTGGTGGGCCTGCACGCCCAGGCACTGGTGGATGCCCTGGCACCGCTGGCGATGCGTGAGTACTCCATCGCCTCGATCCCGGCCGACGGCGTGCTGGAGCTGATCGTGCGCCAGGAGCGTCACGCCGACGGCAGCCTGGGCATCGGTTCCGGCTGGCTCACTGAACATGCGCCGCTGGGCAGCGCCATCAGCCTGCGGGTACACCGCAACAGCAGCTTCCACCTGCCGCCCCAGGGCGTGCCGATGATCCTGCTCGGCAACGGCACCGGCCTGGCCGGCCTGCGCAGCCTGCTCAAGGCCCGCGTCGCCGAAGGCATGCAGCGCAACTGGCTGCTGTTTGGCGAGCGCCAGCGCGAACATGATTTCCACTGCCGCGATGAGTTGCAGGAATGGGTCACCTCGGGCGACCTGGAACACCTGGACCTGGCGTTCTCTCGGGACCAGCCGGAGAAAATCTACGTCCAGGACCGGTTGCGCGAATCCACCGCACGGCTCAAGCAATGGCTGGCCGACGGCGCGGTGATCTACGTCTGCGGCAGCTTGCAAGGCATGGCATCGGGCGTGGACCAGGTGCTCAACGAGGCGCTGGGACGTGAGGCCGTGGAGCAACTGATCGAACAGGGACGCTATCGGCGGGACGTCTACTGA
- a CDS encoding Sel1 repeat-containing protein produces the protein MLDESPARAAQAILVAAREGVLEAQALLGQILLDGQGISRDGPLALRWFSIAAGRGHLMARNMLGRCHEHGWGCTADASIAARHYRQAAEAGLDWAMYNYANLLATGRGVPEDQGQALRLYRRAAEQGHAKSMNLLGRYLEEGRACPADPVAAAQWYRRSAEGGDFRGQFSHGCVLLAGHRVDEGLAWLRRALEGGNLNFLRVAVHTLARAQMPVLQPLVEAYQARIAVLDQGAVA, from the coding sequence ATGCTCGACGAAAGCCCGGCGCGGGCCGCCCAGGCGATCCTGGTCGCCGCCCGTGAGGGGGTGCTCGAAGCCCAGGCCCTGCTCGGGCAGATCCTGCTCGACGGCCAGGGCATCAGCCGCGATGGGCCGCTGGCCCTGCGCTGGTTCAGTATTGCCGCCGGGCGCGGGCACCTGATGGCGCGCAACATGCTCGGGCGCTGTCATGAACACGGCTGGGGCTGCACCGCCGATGCGTCGATCGCCGCCAGGCATTATCGCCAGGCCGCCGAGGCAGGCCTGGACTGGGCGATGTACAACTACGCCAACCTGTTGGCGACCGGGCGTGGTGTACCTGAGGACCAAGGCCAGGCGCTGCGTCTGTACCGTCGTGCCGCCGAACAGGGGCACGCGAAGTCGATGAACCTGCTGGGCCGTTACCTGGAAGAGGGGCGTGCCTGTCCAGCGGACCCGGTTGCCGCGGCCCAGTGGTATCGACGTTCAGCCGAAGGCGGTGATTTTCGCGGGCAGTTCAGCCATGGCTGCGTGTTGCTGGCCGGCCACCGGGTCGACGAAGGACTGGCCTGGCTGCGGCGCGCCCTGGAGGGCGGCAATCTCAATTTCCTGCGGGTGGCGGTGCACACCTTGGCCCGGGCACAGATGCCGGTGTTGCAGCCTTTGGTCGAGGCCTATCAGGCGCGTATCGCGGTATTGGATCAAGGTGCCGTTGCGTAA
- a CDS encoding ligand-gated channel protein has translation MSRQPTPSPVNSPRLLASAIGVALSATSATHVAQAAQDTDENAPRNAIALDATRITGQGLDATSYQVEKASSPKYTAPLVDTPRSVTVIPQQVLKDTGALNMQDALRTVPGITFGAGEGGNPQGDRPFIRGFDAQGDTYLDGVRDTGSQSREIFAVESIEVSKGPNSAVGGRGAAGGTINLVSKKAHLGDSLDGGFTWGSDQTQRYTLDGNYQFSDTAAGRLNLMSHESNVAGRDKVDYDRWGIAPSLAFGLGTDTRVNLDYYHLESNDLPDSGIPYTVPASGRTADRTKANPDKPNDGGDSSNFYGLTDRDFRKTRTDTATFAIEHDLSDALTLKNTLRHGSSMQDYILTQPDDSKGNVNNGTVWRRANSRVSNVDTTTNQTDLFGDFYVAGFKNSFSTGIELSREKGEKSSYTVNTDTVPGTTAANTNCTPSMVGASSGYNCTSLSNPNPNDPWNGTIARNYAGTDTTSVTRALYVFDTLELSPQWLVNMGLRYDHFDTKYKTYNAAGTTTSKGDDTSEFITGQFGLVWKPADNGSLYASYATSATPPGNMVGEGTEGNPLGGTPDRSGNLLASDMEPETTKNYEIGTKWDLLDARLSLTAAIFRTEKDNARVQVDTTTYENAGKTRVDGLELSASGKITDKWQVFAGYSYLDSEQVDGGPMSTTDGNELPNTPKNSASIWTTYALTSKLTIGGGAFYVDDVFGNVANTTQVDAYVRYDAMANYKVNKHLDLQLNVQNLTDETYYDKAFSTHFANQAAGRTALLSTNFHF, from the coding sequence ATGTCGCGTCAACCCACACCATCACCGGTCAACTCACCTCGCCTGTTGGCGTCGGCCATCGGCGTCGCCCTCAGTGCAACGTCCGCGACGCACGTGGCCCAGGCCGCGCAGGACACCGATGAGAACGCTCCGCGCAACGCCATCGCCCTGGACGCCACCCGCATCACCGGCCAGGGCCTGGACGCGACGTCCTATCAGGTCGAAAAAGCCTCTTCCCCGAAATACACCGCGCCGCTGGTGGACACGCCACGCTCGGTCACCGTCATCCCGCAGCAGGTGCTCAAGGACACGGGGGCACTGAACATGCAGGACGCGTTGCGCACCGTGCCCGGCATCACCTTCGGTGCCGGTGAAGGGGGCAACCCTCAGGGCGACCGTCCGTTCATCCGCGGTTTCGATGCCCAGGGCGACACCTACCTCGACGGCGTGCGCGACACCGGTTCGCAGAGCCGCGAGATCTTCGCCGTGGAATCGATTGAAGTGAGCAAGGGCCCGAACTCCGCCGTCGGCGGGCGCGGTGCCGCAGGCGGAACAATCAATCTGGTCAGCAAGAAAGCGCACCTGGGCGACAGCCTCGACGGCGGCTTCACCTGGGGCTCGGACCAGACCCAGCGCTACACCCTGGACGGCAACTATCAGTTCAGCGACACCGCCGCCGGCCGTCTCAACCTGATGAGCCATGAAAGCAATGTCGCCGGCCGCGACAAGGTCGACTACGACCGCTGGGGCATCGCGCCGTCGCTGGCGTTCGGCCTGGGCACCGATACCCGGGTCAACCTCGATTACTACCACCTGGAAAGCAACGACCTGCCAGACTCGGGCATCCCCTACACCGTACCGGCCTCGGGCCGCACGGCCGACCGCACCAAAGCCAACCCGGACAAGCCCAACGACGGCGGCGACAGCAGCAACTTCTACGGCCTCACCGACCGGGACTTTCGCAAGACCCGCACCGACACGGCCACCTTCGCCATCGAGCACGATTTGAGCGACGCGCTGACGCTCAAGAACACCCTGCGCCACGGTTCGAGCATGCAGGACTACATCCTGACCCAGCCTGACGACAGCAAGGGCAACGTCAACAACGGCACGGTCTGGCGCCGGGCCAATAGCCGCGTGAGCAACGTCGACACCACCACCAACCAGACCGACCTGTTCGGTGACTTCTACGTCGCCGGCTTCAAGAACAGTTTCTCCACCGGGATCGAGCTGAGCCGCGAGAAAGGTGAAAAGTCTTCCTACACCGTCAACACCGACACGGTGCCGGGGACCACGGCAGCGAACACCAACTGCACGCCGTCGATGGTCGGCGCGTCGAGCGGCTACAACTGCACTTCGCTCTCCAACCCGAATCCCAATGACCCGTGGAACGGCACGATTGCACGCAACTACGCCGGCACCGACACCACCAGCGTCACCCGCGCGCTCTATGTGTTCGATACCCTGGAGCTGTCGCCGCAATGGCTGGTGAACATGGGCTTGCGCTACGACCATTTCGACACGAAGTACAAGACCTACAACGCCGCTGGCACCACCACGTCCAAGGGCGATGACACCAGCGAGTTCATCACCGGCCAGTTCGGCCTGGTCTGGAAACCGGCGGACAACGGCAGTCTCTACGCCTCGTACGCCACATCGGCCACACCGCCAGGCAACATGGTCGGCGAAGGCACCGAAGGCAATCCGTTGGGCGGCACGCCGGACCGCAGCGGCAACCTGCTGGCCAGCGACATGGAACCGGAAACCACCAAGAACTACGAGATCGGCACCAAGTGGGACCTGCTCGACGCCCGCCTCTCGCTGACCGCGGCGATCTTCCGCACGGAGAAAGACAACGCCCGGGTCCAGGTCGACACCACCACGTACGAGAACGCCGGCAAGACCCGCGTCGACGGCCTCGAACTGTCGGCCAGCGGCAAGATCACCGATAAGTGGCAGGTCTTCGCGGGCTACAGCTACCTGGACAGCGAGCAAGTCGATGGCGGCCCGATGAGCACCACCGACGGAAACGAACTGCCGAACACGCCAAAGAACAGCGCCAGCATCTGGACCACCTACGCGCTCACCTCGAAGCTGACCATTGGCGGCGGCGCGTTCTATGTCGACGACGTGTTCGGCAACGTGGCGAATACCACCCAGGTCGACGCCTACGTGCGTTACGACGCGATGGCCAACTACAAGGTCAACAAGCACCTGGACCTGCAGCTCAACGTGCAGAACCTGACCGACGAAACCTACTACGACAAAGCGTTCTCGACCCACTTCGCCAACCAGGCGGCCGGGCGCACCGCGTTGCTGAGTACCAACTTCCACTTCTGA
- a CDS encoding FruA encodes MKLAIVTACPNGMVTSVLCARLLDAAAQRQGWSTSVEVHDAAHPERQLSAATLEAAEWVLLVATGPVDLSRFVGKRLFRSTPAQALQDVDSLLRRGAEEAQVLVESQVAEEAPGASAERAPRLVAITACPTGVAHTFMAAEALQQAAKKLGYDLQVETQGSVGARNPLSAEAIAEADVVLLATDIEVATERFAGKKIYRCGTGIALKQAEATLNKALVEGRQESVSSSAAGPAKSEKTGVYKHLLTGVSFMLPMVVAGGLLIALSFVFGITAFKEPGTLAAALMQIGGDTAFKLMVPLLAGYIAYSIADRPGLAPGMIGGMLASTLGAGFIGGIIAGFLAGYAAQAINRYARLPQSLEALKPILIIPLLASLFTGLVMIYVVGKPVAGMLEGLTHFLDSMGTTNAILLGVLLGAMMCIDLGGPINKAAYAFSVGLLASQSYAPMAATMAAGMVPPIGLGIATFIARRKFAQTEREAGKAALVLGLCFISEGAIPFAAKDPLRVIPASIAGGALTGALSMYFGCKLMAPHGGLFVMLIPNAINHALLYLLAIVAGSLVTGVAYALLKRPEAVEMALEPAKA; translated from the coding sequence ATGAAATTAGCCATTGTGACGGCCTGCCCGAACGGCATGGTCACCAGTGTGTTGTGCGCCCGCCTGCTGGATGCGGCGGCGCAGCGCCAAGGGTGGAGCACCAGCGTCGAGGTGCATGACGCGGCTCATCCGGAGCGCCAATTGTCGGCGGCAACCCTCGAAGCGGCCGAATGGGTCTTGCTGGTGGCCACCGGACCGGTGGACCTGTCGCGGTTCGTCGGCAAGCGCCTGTTCCGCAGCACTCCGGCCCAGGCCCTGCAAGACGTCGATTCGCTATTACGGCGCGGCGCCGAAGAAGCCCAGGTGCTGGTCGAGTCGCAGGTGGCGGAAGAGGCGCCGGGCGCTTCGGCCGAACGGGCGCCGCGCCTGGTCGCCATCACCGCGTGCCCGACGGGCGTTGCCCACACCTTCATGGCCGCCGAGGCGTTGCAGCAGGCCGCGAAGAAGCTCGGTTATGACCTGCAAGTGGAAACCCAGGGCTCGGTGGGCGCGCGCAATCCGTTGAGCGCCGAAGCCATTGCCGAGGCCGATGTGGTGCTGCTGGCCACTGACATCGAAGTCGCCACCGAGCGTTTCGCCGGCAAGAAAATCTACCGTTGCGGCACTGGCATTGCCCTGAAACAGGCTGAAGCCACGCTGAACAAGGCCTTGGTCGAAGGCCGCCAGGAAAGCGTTTCGAGCAGCGCCGCCGGCCCGGCCAAGTCGGAGAAGACCGGGGTCTACAAACATTTGCTGACCGGCGTGTCGTTCATGCTGCCGATGGTGGTGGCGGGTGGTTTGTTGATTGCGTTGTCGTTCGTGTTCGGCATCACGGCCTTCAAGGAACCTGGCACGCTGGCCGCCGCGCTGATGCAGATTGGTGGCGACACCGCCTTCAAGTTGATGGTGCCGTTACTGGCCGGCTACATCGCCTATTCCATCGCCGACCGTCCGGGCCTTGCGCCCGGGATGATCGGCGGGATGCTGGCGAGTACCCTGGGCGCCGGCTTCATTGGCGGGATCATCGCCGGTTTCCTGGCCGGTTACGCGGCCCAGGCGATCAACCGCTACGCACGCTTGCCCCAGAGCCTGGAAGCGCTCAAGCCGATCCTGATCATTCCGCTGCTGGCGAGCCTGTTCACCGGCCTGGTGATGATTTACGTGGTCGGCAAGCCGGTGGCGGGCATGCTCGAAGGCTTGACCCATTTCCTCGACAGCATGGGCACCACCAACGCCATTCTGTTGGGCGTGCTGCTGGGCGCGATGATGTGCATCGATCTCGGCGGGCCGATCAACAAGGCCGCCTATGCGTTCTCGGTGGGCCTGCTGGCATCGCAAAGCTATGCGCCGATGGCCGCGACCATGGCCGCCGGGATGGTGCCGCCGATTGGCCTGGGCATCGCCACCTTCATCGCCCGCCGCAAGTTCGCCCAGACCGAGCGCGAGGCCGGCAAGGCGGCGCTGGTATTGGGGCTGTGCTTCATCTCCGAAGGTGCGATCCCGTTCGCCGCCAAGGACCCGCTGCGGGTGATCCCGGCCAGCATCGCCGGTGGTGCGTTGACCGGTGCGCTGTCGATGTACTTCGGCTGCAAGCTCATGGCGCCCCACGGTGGACTGTTCGTGATGCTGATCCCCAACGCCATCAACCATGCGCTGTTGTATTTGCTGGCGATCGTGGCGGGGAGCCTGGTGACCGGCGTGGCGTATGCGCTGCTCAAGCGGCCTGAAGCAGTGGAGATGGCGTTGGAGCCGGCCAAGGCCTGA
- a CDS encoding 1-phosphofructokinase, with translation MAKILTLTLNPALDLTVELARLEPGQVNRSDGMHTHAAGKGVNVAQVLADLGHTLTVSGFLGQDNAQAFETLFTQRGFADAFIRVPGETRSNIKLAEQDGRITDLNGPGPVVDVAAQQALLDRLEHIAPGHDAVVVAGSLPRGVSPQWLQALITRLKELGLNVALDTSGEALRVALAAGPWLIKPNTEELADALGCEVVSERAQAQAAQRLHAQGIDHVVISHGADGVNWFSVGSALHATPPKVSVASTVGAGDSLLAGMLHGLLGAQAPEQTLRTATAIAAMAVTQIGFGIRDTALLASLEQGVRVRPLTEQ, from the coding sequence ATGGCGAAGATTCTTACCCTGACCCTCAACCCGGCGCTCGACCTCACGGTGGAACTGGCGCGCCTGGAACCGGGCCAGGTCAACCGCAGCGACGGCATGCACACCCATGCCGCCGGCAAGGGCGTGAACGTGGCCCAGGTGCTGGCCGATCTCGGCCACACGCTGACGGTCAGCGGCTTTCTCGGCCAGGACAATGCCCAGGCGTTCGAGACGCTGTTCACCCAGCGCGGTTTTGCCGACGCCTTTATTCGCGTGCCGGGTGAAACCCGCAGCAACATCAAGTTGGCCGAACAGGACGGACGCATCACCGACCTGAACGGTCCCGGACCTGTGGTCGACGTCGCCGCGCAGCAAGCGTTGCTCGATCGGCTGGAACACATTGCCCCTGGCCATGACGCGGTGGTGGTGGCAGGCAGCTTGCCCCGCGGTGTCAGCCCGCAGTGGTTGCAGGCCTTGATCACACGTTTGAAGGAACTCGGCCTGAACGTCGCACTCGACACCAGTGGCGAGGCCTTGCGCGTTGCGCTGGCGGCGGGGCCGTGGCTGATCAAACCGAACACCGAGGAACTGGCCGATGCGCTGGGGTGCGAGGTGGTGAGTGAGCGGGCCCAGGCGCAAGCGGCGCAGCGCCTGCATGCCCAGGGCATCGACCATGTGGTGATTTCCCACGGTGCCGATGGCGTGAACTGGTTCAGCGTCGGCTCGGCCCTGCATGCCACGCCGCCCAAGGTCAGCGTCGCCAGCACGGTGGGCGCCGGGGACTCGCTGCTGGCCGGCATGCTGCACGGCCTGCTGGGTGCGCAAGCCCCGGAGCAGACCCTGCGCACCGCCACCGCCATCGCGGCCATGGCGGTCACGCAGATCGGTTTCGGCATTCGCGACACCGCGCTGCTGGCGTCGCTTGAACAGGGTGTGCGCGTGCGCCCCCTGACAGAACAATAA
- a CDS encoding Fe(II)-dependent oxygenase: MLLHIPSVFSPDEVQRIREALEQAEWADGKVTAGFQSAKAKHNLQLPEGHPLAKEIGAAMLDRLWKNPLFMSAALPHKVFPPLVNCYTAGGNFDFHIDNAVRQPKGSAERVRTDLSATLFFSDPQDYDGGELEIQDTYGTQRVKLPAGDMVLYPGTSLHKVTPVTRGARYASFFWTQSLVREDSQRALLFEMDGAIQQLTQDMPDHPSLIRLTGTYHNLLRRWVEV; the protein is encoded by the coding sequence ATGTTGCTGCACATTCCCAGCGTGTTTTCTCCTGATGAAGTGCAGCGCATCCGCGAGGCGCTGGAGCAGGCCGAGTGGGCGGACGGCAAGGTCACGGCGGGCTTCCAGTCGGCCAAGGCCAAGCACAACCTGCAGTTGCCCGAGGGCCATCCGCTGGCCAAGGAGATCGGTGCCGCGATGCTGGACCGGCTGTGGAAAAACCCGTTGTTCATGTCGGCCGCGCTGCCGCACAAGGTGTTCCCGCCCCTGGTGAACTGCTACACGGCGGGCGGCAATTTCGATTTTCATATCGACAACGCGGTGCGCCAGCCCAAGGGCAGTGCCGAGCGGGTGCGCACCGACCTGTCGGCCACGTTGTTCTTCAGCGATCCGCAGGACTATGACGGCGGCGAACTGGAAATCCAGGACACCTATGGCACCCAGCGGGTCAAGTTGCCGGCCGGGGACATGGTGCTGTACCCGGGCACCAGCCTGCACAAGGTCACCCCGGTCACTCGCGGCGCACGTTATGCCTCGTTCTTCTGGACCCAAAGCCTGGTGCGCGAAGACAGCCAGCGGGCGCTGCTGTTTGAAATGGACGGCGCGATCCAGCAACTGACCCAGGACATGCCCGATCACCCCTCGTTGATTCGCCTGACCGGCACTTATCACAACCTGCTGCGCCGCTGGGTCGAGGTGTAA
- a CDS encoding alkaline phosphatase, producing MSEFDRDRRRVIQAVGAGLLLPGLAPVVMASVKDRPVLTDGVQSGDLQGDRAMIWSRSDRPARMVVEWDTRSQFRNPRRVVSPLADRRSDFTARVELTGLPPDQAIFYRVRFEDAQSGVASEPWFGHLRSAPQFKRNIRFVWSGDTVGQGFGINPDIGGMRIYEAMRLRLPDFFIHSGDTIYADGPVPAQITTEGGRVWRNLTTEAKSKVAETLDEYRGNYRYNLMDENVRRFNAEVPQIWQWDDHEVVNNWSPGKQLDERYQTKDIHSLVGRARQAWLEYAPMRLQKADNGGRIYRKLGYGPMLDVFVLDMRSYREANDANLGAAKPFLGREQLNWLKRELKQSRAQWKVIAADMPIGLGVPDGEVSPGVPRWEAVANGDPGQAQGREVEIAELLGYLRKHQVRNYVWLTADVHYCAAHHYHPEQAAFQDFVPFWEFVAGPLNAGSFGPNALDKTFGPEVVFQKAPPAQNASPFAGYQFFGEVNIDGQSGAMSVVLRDLEGVAVFEKKLEPV from the coding sequence ATGAGCGAATTCGACCGGGACCGGCGTCGTGTGATACAGGCCGTGGGCGCAGGATTATTGTTGCCGGGGTTGGCGCCGGTGGTGATGGCTTCGGTCAAGGATCGCCCGGTGCTGACCGACGGTGTGCAGTCCGGCGATTTGCAGGGCGATCGGGCGATGATCTGGAGCCGCAGCGACCGCCCGGCGCGGATGGTGGTGGAGTGGGACACCCGCAGCCAATTTCGTAATCCGCGGCGGGTGGTTTCGCCATTGGCCGACCGCCGCAGCGACTTCACCGCTCGGGTCGAGCTCACCGGCTTGCCGCCCGACCAGGCGATTTTCTACCGGGTGCGCTTTGAAGATGCCCAGAGCGGCGTCGCCAGCGAGCCCTGGTTCGGCCATCTGCGCAGCGCGCCGCAGTTCAAACGCAACATTCGCTTTGTCTGGAGCGGTGACACCGTCGGCCAGGGCTTTGGCATCAACCCCGACATCGGCGGCATGCGCATCTACGAAGCCATGCGCCTGCGCCTGCCGGACTTCTTCATCCACAGCGGCGACACCATCTACGCCGACGGTCCGGTGCCGGCGCAAATCACCACCGAAGGTGGCCGCGTCTGGCGCAATCTCACCACTGAAGCCAAGAGCAAGGTCGCCGAGACCCTGGATGAATATCGCGGCAACTACCGCTACAACCTGATGGATGAAAACGTGCGGCGCTTCAACGCCGAGGTGCCGCAGATCTGGCAGTGGGACGACCACGAAGTGGTCAACAACTGGTCGCCCGGCAAGCAACTGGACGAGCGCTACCAGACCAAGGATATCCACAGCCTGGTGGGGCGTGCGCGGCAGGCCTGGCTGGAGTACGCGCCGATGCGCCTGCAGAAGGCCGATAACGGTGGGCGGATCTATCGCAAGCTCGGCTACGGGCCGATGCTGGATGTGTTCGTACTCGACATGCGCAGCTACCGCGAAGCCAACGACGCCAACCTCGGCGCGGCCAAGCCGTTCCTCGGGCGCGAGCAGTTGAATTGGCTCAAGCGCGAATTGAAGCAGTCCCGGGCCCAATGGAAGGTCATCGCCGCCGACATGCCCATCGGCCTCGGCGTGCCTGATGGCGAGGTCAGCCCCGGCGTGCCGCGCTGGGAAGCGGTGGCCAACGGTGACCCGGGGCAGGCCCAGGGCCGGGAAGTGGAAATCGCCGAACTGCTCGGCTACCTGCGCAAGCATCAGGTGCGCAACTACGTCTGGCTCACCGCCGATGTCCATTATTGCGCGGCCCATCATTATCACCCGGAACAGGCGGCGTTCCAGGATTTCGTGCCGTTCTGGGAATTCGTCGCCGGGCCGTTGAACGCCGGCAGCTTCGGCCCCAACGCCCTGGACAAGACCTTCGGCCCCGAAGTGGTGTTCCAGAAGGCGCCCCCCGCCCAGAACGCCTCGCCGTTTGCCGGCTACCAGTTCTTTGGCGAGGTGAACATCGACGGACAGAGCGGGGCGATGAGCGTGGTGTTGCGGGATCTGGAAGGGGTGGCGGTGTTCGAGAAGAAGTTGGAGCCGGTTTGA